CCCTGCTGATCGTGCTGGGTGTGGTGGCCTACGCGCTCCCGATCGTGCTGACCCGGCAGTCGCTCGGCTCGCAGGCCATCCTGGTCTGCGGCACCGGCGCCGGGCTGGCGCTGCTGATCTCCCGGCTGACCGACGCGGTGTTCCCGAAACCGCGGATCGCCGCCCAGGTGCCCCGCGGCGCGGCCGGCATCGTGCTGGGCGCGATGATCGGCACCTTCGTCACCGCGTGGCTGGGCAGTCAGCTGGTGTTCCCGTTCACCCCGGCCAAGGGTGCGGTGGCCGGCCTGATCGCGGCGGTCGCGGCGATCCTGGTCGACCTGGCGGTGAACTTCGGCGAGGCGGGTCGCCGGCTCGCCGGTGAGGCGCCGACGTTCTGGCTGGCCCGGCACATGACCGGTCCGCTCGGTGGGTTCGCGCTCACCTTCGCCGCGGCGTACCTCCTGCTGCACCTCTATCTCACCTGAACCTCTCGTTTCCCGGAGCCGTGGACGTGGGCATGTACGGTCCTCAACAGTCCACGAACCGGGAGGGCCCGTGACCGAGGAGCACCGCACCGACCAGCGCCCGCGCCGCCGCCGGGGCCGGGGCCTCCTGATCTTCGTCGGGGTGCTGCTGCTCCTGCTGCTGGCCGGCCTGGTGGTCGTCGACAGGTACGGCGCCTCGTACGCCGAGGGGGTCATCGGGGACAAGGTCGCCGAGCAGGTCCGCGCCCGCAAGGCCAGCAGCGACACCCCCGAGGTGGACATCAAGGGCGTCCCGTTCCTCACCCAGGTGGTGCGCGGCGAGTACCAGGAGATCCAGATCCAGCTGCCGAACTTCGCCGGCCCGACCGGCACCGGCGACCAGATCCACATGGACCTGCTGGACATCCACGCCAAGGACGTCCGGGCCCCGCTGGACGCCCTGCGCAGCGGCCAGGGCGACGTGGTGGC
This window of the Actinoplanes oblitus genome carries:
- a CDS encoding LmeA family phospholipid-binding protein gives rise to the protein MTEEHRTDQRPRRRRGRGLLIFVGVLLLLLLAGLVVVDRYGASYAEGVIGDKVAEQVRARKASSDTPEVDIKGVPFLTQVVRGEYQEIQIQLPNFAGPTGTGDQIHMDLLDIHAKDVRAPLDALRSGQGDVVAGTLTGTGTIDYPQLIDLIGQKGLKLAEKDGNLVGSATVAVLGQQLDLAGTAKLSVADGGIRVRFANVKATNLPDLPGIQSAIDAYAGRLGLDLPAPELPLQLKVRSVSPEKDGLRVTFGANEVNINAGGL